The uncultured Hyphomonas sp. genome includes a window with the following:
- a CDS encoding HIT family protein: protein MTLHDSYDPNNIFAKIIKGEMPSIKVYEDDVALAFMDVFPQSEGHTLVIPKLVQARNLLDMPSDYLGQYMLKVQKVARAVEKALTPDGLMVSQFNGAPAGQTVYHLHFHIIPRWEDKPLGRHAEGGMAKPEELEPIAEKIRAAL, encoded by the coding sequence TTGACGCTTCACGACTCTTACGACCCGAACAACATTTTTGCGAAAATCATCAAAGGCGAAATGCCGAGCATCAAGGTGTATGAGGATGATGTGGCCCTCGCCTTCATGGATGTCTTCCCTCAAAGCGAAGGACATACGCTGGTCATCCCCAAGCTGGTTCAGGCCCGCAACTTGCTCGACATGCCGTCAGACTATCTTGGCCAGTACATGCTGAAGGTGCAGAAAGTCGCCCGCGCCGTCGAGAAAGCTCTGACGCCGGACGGCCTGATGGTCAGCCAGTTCAATGGCGCACCGGCCGGACAGACCGTCTATCACCTGCACTTCCACATCATCCCGCGCTGGGAAGACAAGCCCCTCGGCCGCCACGCCGAAGGCGGCATGGCGAAGCCGGAAGAACTGGAACCGATCGCGGAAAAGATCCGCGCGGCGCTCTAA
- the gatB gene encoding Asp-tRNA(Asn)/Glu-tRNA(Gln) amidotransferase subunit GatB produces the protein MSVRTPYTIKGETGDWELVMGLEVHAQVSSNAKLFSGAATAFGADPNCNVSLVDAAMPGMLPVINRFCVEQAIRTGLGLKAQINHYSRFDRKNYFYPDLPQGYQISQFAHPIVGEGEIEVDVEPAHGGEAYTFPCRIERLHLEQDAGKSIHDMDPNSTYVDLNRSGVALMEIVSRPDVRTPAEAAAYVKKLRAIVIALGTCDGDMEKGNLRADVNVSVCKPGQYEKYRETGDFGHLGTRCEIKNMNSFRFIQQAIEYEARRQIEIIEAGGKVDQETRLFDPNKGETRSMRSKEDAHDYRYFPDPDLLPLEVEEAWIEEIRSTLPELPDEKRARFEKVYGLSRYDAGVLTAEADKAAFFEEAAEGRDAKLAANWVTQELFGYLNKEDLELSDSPVSAADLGGLIELISNDTISGKIAKDVFARMIAGEGKPAEIVEKHGLKQVTDTGAIEKVVDEIIAANPDQVAQVKEKPKTMGWFVGQVMKASGGKANPKAVNDILKAKLGL, from the coding sequence ATGTCTGTACGCACCCCCTACACGATCAAGGGCGAAACGGGTGACTGGGAGCTGGTCATGGGCCTCGAAGTCCATGCCCAGGTGTCATCCAATGCGAAGCTGTTCTCCGGGGCGGCCACAGCGTTCGGTGCCGATCCGAACTGCAATGTTTCCCTCGTCGATGCGGCCATGCCCGGCATGCTGCCGGTCATCAACCGGTTCTGCGTGGAACAGGCGATTCGGACAGGTCTGGGTCTCAAGGCGCAGATCAATCACTACAGCCGGTTCGACCGGAAGAACTATTTTTATCCTGACCTGCCGCAGGGCTATCAGATCAGCCAGTTCGCGCACCCGATTGTCGGGGAGGGCGAGATCGAGGTGGATGTGGAGCCCGCCCATGGCGGTGAGGCTTACACCTTCCCGTGCCGGATCGAGCGCCTGCACCTGGAACAGGATGCCGGCAAATCCATCCACGACATGGATCCGAACTCCACCTATGTGGACCTGAACCGGTCTGGCGTGGCGTTGATGGAGATCGTTTCCCGTCCGGACGTTCGCACTCCGGCCGAAGCCGCTGCCTATGTGAAGAAGCTGCGCGCCATCGTGATCGCGCTTGGCACCTGCGACGGCGATATGGAGAAGGGCAATCTTCGCGCCGATGTGAACGTGTCTGTCTGCAAGCCCGGCCAGTATGAGAAATACCGTGAAACGGGCGACTTCGGCCATCTGGGTACGCGATGCGAGATCAAGAACATGAACTCGTTCCGCTTCATCCAGCAGGCCATCGAATATGAAGCCCGCCGCCAGATCGAGATCATCGAAGCCGGTGGCAAGGTGGATCAGGAAACCCGTCTGTTCGATCCGAACAAGGGCGAGACCCGGTCCATGCGCTCCAAGGAAGACGCCCACGATTACCGTTATTTCCCGGACCCGGACCTCCTGCCGCTGGAAGTGGAAGAGGCGTGGATCGAGGAAATCCGTTCGACGCTCCCGGAACTGCCGGATGAAAAGCGGGCGCGTTTTGAAAAAGTCTATGGCCTGTCGCGCTATGATGCGGGCGTCCTGACGGCAGAAGCCGATAAGGCAGCCTTCTTCGAGGAAGCTGCCGAAGGACGCGATGCGAAGCTCGCCGCCAACTGGGTGACGCAGGAACTGTTCGGCTATCTCAACAAGGAAGACCTTGAGCTGTCCGACAGCCCGGTCTCTGCGGCTGACCTCGGCGGCCTGATTGAGCTCATCTCCAACGACACGATCAGCGGCAAGATCGCCAAGGACGTCTTTGCGCGGATGATCGCCGGTGAAGGCAAGCCGGCTGAGATCGTCGAGAAGCACGGCCTGAAGCAGGTGACCGACACCGGCGCGATTGAGAAGGTTGTCGACGAGATCATCGCGGCAAACCCGGATCAGGTCGCACAGGTCAAGGAAAAGCCGAAGACGATGGGTTGGTTCGTCGGGCAGGTGATGAAGGCTTCGGGCGGCAAGGCCAACCCGAAAGCCGTCAACGACATCCTGAAAGCAAAGCTCGGCCTGTAG
- the gatA gene encoding Asp-tRNA(Asn)/Glu-tRNA(Gln) amidotransferase subunit GatA, which yields MTDLTKLTLADALDGLKAKKFSSREITQDFIQSIEASRVINAYVVETPEKALEMADLADARLAKGEGGKLEGAPLGVKDLYCTKGVRTTACSNILGEFTPTYESTVTQNLWDEGAVMLGKLNMDEFAMGSSNETSRFGPPINPWRRQGDNAGLTPGGSSGGSAAAVSGDLCLAATASDTGGSIRQPAAFTGTVGIKPTYGRASRWGMVAFASSLDQAGPIAKTVEDSAILLDVMCSHDPKDSTSLKADQPDWRSEVSKGVKGMRIGIPKEYRMDGMSEEIDALWNKGIEWLKAAGAEIVDISLPHTKYALPAYYIVAPAEASSNLARYDGMRYGARVDGENLTATYEATRADGFGREVQRRLMIGTYVLSSGYYDAYYLRAQKVRTKILHDFVDAFETCDAILTPTCPSAAFAFGEKSGDPVEMYLNDVFTVTTNLAGLPGISVPAGLSSDGLPLGLQVIGKALDESACFRVGGELERAAGFVARPEKWW from the coding sequence ATGACCGATCTGACGAAACTGACCCTTGCGGACGCTCTGGACGGGCTGAAAGCGAAGAAGTTTTCGTCCCGGGAAATCACGCAGGACTTCATCCAGAGCATTGAGGCTTCTCGTGTCATCAACGCCTATGTCGTTGAAACGCCGGAAAAAGCGCTCGAAATGGCTGATCTGGCTGACGCGCGCCTCGCCAAGGGTGAGGGCGGAAAGCTGGAAGGCGCACCGCTCGGCGTGAAGGACCTCTATTGTACCAAAGGCGTCCGTACGACGGCCTGCAGCAATATCCTGGGTGAGTTTACACCGACCTATGAATCCACCGTCACGCAGAACCTGTGGGACGAAGGCGCAGTTATGCTGGGCAAGCTCAACATGGATGAGTTTGCCATGGGCTCTTCCAACGAGACGTCCCGGTTCGGGCCGCCGATCAACCCGTGGCGCCGTCAGGGCGACAATGCCGGACTGACGCCGGGCGGATCGTCCGGTGGATCAGCCGCGGCGGTTTCCGGAGACCTGTGCCTGGCGGCGACGGCTTCCGATACCGGCGGCTCTATCCGCCAGCCTGCCGCTTTCACGGGCACCGTCGGGATCAAGCCCACCTATGGCCGGGCGAGCCGTTGGGGCATGGTGGCTTTTGCTTCTTCGCTGGATCAGGCCGGACCGATCGCAAAGACCGTGGAAGACTCCGCGATCCTGCTCGATGTCATGTGCAGTCATGATCCGAAGGACTCAACGTCTCTTAAAGCCGACCAGCCGGATTGGCGGTCCGAGGTTTCGAAAGGCGTGAAAGGCATGCGCATCGGTATTCCGAAAGAGTACCGCATGGATGGCATGTCTGAAGAGATCGATGCGCTCTGGAACAAGGGCATTGAATGGCTGAAAGCTGCCGGTGCCGAGATTGTCGACATCAGCCTGCCGCACACAAAATACGCCCTGCCGGCTTATTATATCGTCGCGCCGGCAGAAGCCTCATCCAACCTCGCGCGCTATGACGGCATGCGCTACGGCGCGCGTGTGGATGGTGAGAACCTGACGGCCACTTATGAAGCCACCCGCGCAGACGGGTTCGGCCGGGAAGTTCAGCGCCGTCTGATGATCGGCACCTATGTGCTTTCATCCGGTTATTACGATGCGTATTATCTGCGTGCGCAGAAGGTGCGTACCAAGATCCTGCATGACTTCGTCGATGCATTTGAAACCTGCGATGCGATCCTGACGCCGACCTGTCCGTCTGCTGCCTTCGCCTTCGGTGAGAAGAGCGGCGATCCGGTGGAAATGTACCTCAACGATGTGTTCACGGTGACGACCAACCTCGCTGGCCTTCCGGGCATTTCCGTGCCTGCCGGCCTGTCGTCTGATGGTCTGCCCCTGGGCCTGCAGGTGATCGGCAAGGCGCTGGACGAATCGGCCTGTTTCCGCGTCGGCGGCGAGCTGGAACGTGCAGCCGGTTTCGTGGCCAGACCGGAGAAGTGGTGGTAG
- a CDS encoding DUF6491 family protein produces the protein MRPSLVLFTAMIAVTGCTSTAGTEPKAKGVEKYADDPRLGEEVDRICFASNIDSFGDNTRDTFTVREGRDYFLIEVFGSCPPLQHAMTMRMDSTMNCLTSGDHVIVSDSLTNSGSTPFSKERCMVKSIYKWDPKAGEADSESDEQAAEQAQDES, from the coding sequence ATGCGCCCGAGTCTGGTCCTTTTCACAGCAATGATTGCCGTCACCGGCTGCACCTCAACAGCCGGCACCGAACCGAAGGCGAAAGGCGTAGAGAAATACGCCGATGACCCACGTCTGGGTGAGGAAGTCGACCGAATCTGCTTCGCGAGCAATATCGACAGCTTTGGTGACAACACGCGCGACACGTTCACCGTCCGGGAAGGCCGCGACTACTTCCTGATCGAGGTGTTCGGATCATGCCCGCCGCTCCAGCATGCAATGACCATGCGAATGGACTCGACCATGAATTGCCTTACCTCCGGCGATCATGTGATTGTGTCGGACTCCCTGACAAACAGCGGCAGCACCCCCTTCAGCAAGGAACGCTGCATGGTGAAATCCATCTACAAATGGGATCCGAAGGCTGGTGAGGCGGACAGCGAGTCTGACGAACAGGCAGCCGAACAAGCCCAGGACGAAAGCTAA
- the gatC gene encoding Asp-tRNA(Asn)/Glu-tRNA(Gln) amidotransferase subunit GatC, translating into MSVTKDDVRKVARLSRIAVDEAHLEELAGELNGILGWIDQLNEVDIDGVEPMTSVVETKLPMREDVVTDGDIPDQVLANAPRTEDGFFVVPKSVE; encoded by the coding sequence ATGAGTGTCACGAAGGACGATGTTCGCAAGGTTGCGCGCCTGTCGCGCATCGCGGTCGACGAGGCGCATCTGGAAGAATTGGCCGGCGAACTGAACGGCATTCTCGGCTGGATCGACCAGCTGAACGAAGTTGACATTGACGGCGTGGAGCCGATGACTTCGGTGGTCGAAACCAAACTGCCGATGCGTGAAGACGTCGTGACCGACGGCGACATTCCCGATCAGGTGCTGGCCAATGCGCCCCGTACCGAAGACGGTTTCTTCGTGGTTCCGAAATCTGTGGAGTAG
- the ruvX gene encoding Holliday junction resolvase RuvX, which translates to MPLVDVADFPSAGPLLGLDPGTKTIGVASCDALRMIASPVETIPKGRKLPPVLERLFALYDERNAVGLVLGLPLNMDGSEGPRAQSVRALAWNILKYRDVPILLQDERLSTAEAEWAMLEADLSRKRRAERIDASAAAIILKSALERLERGA; encoded by the coding sequence ATGCCACTCGTTGATGTCGCCGATTTCCCCTCTGCCGGTCCCCTGCTCGGGCTTGACCCCGGGACGAAGACAATCGGCGTCGCGTCCTGCGACGCCCTGCGCATGATTGCCAGTCCGGTGGAAACCATTCCCAAGGGCCGGAAACTCCCGCCCGTGCTGGAGCGCCTGTTCGCGCTTTATGATGAGCGGAACGCTGTCGGACTGGTGCTTGGCCTTCCCCTCAACATGGATGGCAGCGAAGGCCCTCGCGCGCAGTCGGTCCGGGCGCTTGCCTGGAATATCCTGAAATACCGCGATGTGCCAATCCTGCTGCAGGACGAGCGCCTTTCCACAGCAGAAGCCGAATGGGCCATGCTGGAGGCCGACCTGTCCCGCAAACGCCGGGCCGAGCGCATAGACGCATCCGCAGCAGCGATCATCCTCAAATCGGCTCTGGAACGGCTGGAGCGCGGCGCATGA
- a CDS encoding AEC family transporter translates to MSGFLYALLPVIAIVTLGHVLSVRKWIPTESWRAIERLSYVVLFPALIVRTLANAPFETAPWRLAGALILAQFALAGVGWLGRFLPGMPRPAVGSVIQSNVRWNTMIGLSIGSLLFGQDGLALVTIAAAAMIPTANVLSVYALIAHADRPHGPAPKPILALVRNPIVLACAAGLTLAAANVELPELLDDSLGILGDAALALGLLSAGAGVDLSALRRAGPRTFSWSLVRLVGLPVFAVGFGLLLGLSGIPLTIAVICAATPTATSSYILARELGGDAPLAANLIAVETVLAMITMPLLYLAVMQLASA, encoded by the coding sequence ATGAGCGGATTTCTTTATGCCCTGCTGCCGGTCATTGCGATTGTCACGCTCGGCCATGTGCTCTCGGTCCGCAAATGGATTCCGACCGAGAGCTGGCGCGCCATTGAGCGGCTGTCTTATGTTGTCCTGTTTCCGGCTCTCATCGTCCGGACCCTCGCCAACGCCCCGTTTGAAACAGCCCCCTGGCGCCTGGCGGGCGCATTGATCCTGGCGCAGTTTGCCCTCGCAGGCGTTGGCTGGCTTGGGCGGTTCCTGCCGGGTATGCCGCGGCCGGCGGTCGGGTCGGTCATTCAGTCGAATGTCCGGTGGAACACGATGATCGGCCTCTCGATTGGCAGCCTTCTGTTCGGACAGGACGGCCTCGCCTTGGTCACCATCGCCGCCGCCGCCATGATTCCGACGGCCAATGTCCTGTCGGTGTATGCGTTGATCGCCCATGCCGACCGCCCGCACGGCCCTGCGCCCAAGCCGATTCTGGCCCTTGTCCGCAATCCGATCGTGCTTGCCTGTGCAGCAGGACTTACGCTGGCGGCCGCCAATGTCGAATTGCCGGAGCTTCTGGACGACAGTCTGGGCATTCTGGGTGATGCAGCCCTCGCGCTCGGCCTGCTGTCCGCCGGCGCCGGTGTGGATTTGTCCGCCCTGCGCCGGGCCGGGCCGCGTACTTTCTCCTGGTCTCTCGTCAGGCTCGTAGGACTGCCCGTCTTTGCCGTGGGATTCGGCCTATTGCTTGGGCTGTCTGGCATTCCCCTGACCATCGCCGTGATCTGCGCCGCGACGCCGACCGCGACATCCTCCTACATTCTTGCCCGGGAACTGGGCGGGGACGCGCCACTCGCCGCCAACCTGATCGCGGTCGAGACGGTCCTAGCCATGATCACGATGCCGCTTCTCTACCTCGCAGTGATGCAGCTTGCTTCGGCCTGA
- a CDS encoding aspartate carbamoyltransferase catalytic subunit, whose amino-acid sequence MNRAAYHYSFDHEHLLSIEGLSPLDITHILDLADRYAEATRAGIRPDPVLKGKVVVNLFFENSTRTMSSFEIAARRLGADVISMPVAASSVKKGETLIDTAMTLNAMKPDALIVRHSASGGPKLLSRKVDCAVINAGDGTHQHPTQGLLDTLTIRRTKGRIEGLKVVICGDIAHSRVARSTTQALHLMGAEVHLCAPRTLLPSGTETWGAASATTDFDKALKGADIVMMLRLQLERMDGAFLPSRREYFSYFGLTKDRLALAKPDATVMHPGPMNRGIEIESAIADGEQSVITEQVEMGVAVREAVLHLLAGGHA is encoded by the coding sequence ATGAACCGGGCGGCATATCACTACAGCTTCGATCACGAGCACCTGCTCAGTATTGAAGGGCTTTCACCTCTCGATATTACCCATATTCTGGACCTTGCAGATCGCTACGCCGAGGCGACCCGCGCGGGTATCCGGCCGGATCCTGTGCTCAAGGGCAAGGTTGTGGTGAACCTGTTCTTCGAGAACTCCACGCGGACCATGAGCAGTTTCGAAATCGCCGCCCGCCGCCTCGGTGCGGACGTGATTTCGATGCCTGTTGCCGCGTCCAGTGTGAAGAAAGGCGAAACGCTGATCGACACCGCGATGACGCTGAACGCCATGAAACCGGACGCCCTGATCGTCCGGCATTCGGCATCTGGCGGGCCGAAACTCCTTTCCCGCAAGGTCGACTGCGCCGTCATCAATGCTGGCGATGGAACGCATCAACACCCGACACAGGGCCTGCTCGACACGCTCACCATCCGGCGCACCAAGGGACGGATTGAAGGCCTGAAAGTGGTCATCTGCGGTGACATTGCTCACTCCCGGGTGGCCCGGTCGACAACGCAGGCGCTTCACCTGATGGGCGCCGAAGTGCACCTTTGTGCACCGCGTACGCTGCTGCCGTCCGGCACTGAAACCTGGGGCGCGGCAAGTGCGACGACCGACTTCGACAAAGCCCTGAAAGGCGCAGACATCGTTATGATGCTGCGCCTGCAGCTGGAACGGATGGACGGCGCATTCCTGCCGAGCCGCCGCGAATACTTCAGCTATTTCGGCCTGACAAAGGACCGGCTCGCACTGGCCAAACCGGATGCGACGGTGATGCATCCCGGCCCGATGAACCGGGGAATCGAGATTGAAAGCGCAATTGCTGACGGCGAACAGTCCGTCATCACGGAACAAGTCGAGATGGGCGTCGCCGTCCGCGAAGCCGTGCTTCACCTTCTAGCGGGAGGGCACGCATGA
- a CDS encoding amidohydrolase family protein, protein MSLSIYNARLLDPASGLDETGAILLDRGKIKEIAKGQTSPHADAANAIDAAGLCLAPGLIDLRVKTGEPGIEQKETLATASRSAVAGGITSFVVMPDTRPVIDDMALVRFVMDTAKANAAARIYPAGALTTGLEGSAMAEIGLMARSGAILFTNGDIPVANASILKRAMAYAASLGATIMSRPDERSLSGSGVMNAGELAGRMGLPGIPVEAEWIGAMRDTSLAEATGCTLILDQVSTPRTVAIAMEARKRGTKVFTTAAAHSFFFNELDVGDYLTYCKVNPPFRDEESRLGLIEALKNGQIDAVVSAHDPQPPEEKRLPFGEAAFGAAGLETVLPAMLSLVHDGPLNILEALAPITCRPADMLGLPQGRLAKNAPADLILFDPGKPWLCEREHLGSRSTNSPFDGRRLQGRVLRTFVGGEEVFAHASLA, encoded by the coding sequence ATGAGCCTCAGCATCTACAATGCCCGCCTGCTCGACCCGGCCAGCGGACTGGATGAAACCGGCGCAATCCTGCTTGACCGGGGCAAGATCAAGGAAATCGCCAAAGGTCAGACCTCGCCTCATGCGGACGCAGCTAACGCCATCGATGCGGCGGGTTTATGCCTCGCCCCCGGTCTGATCGACCTTCGCGTCAAAACAGGCGAGCCGGGCATCGAGCAAAAAGAGACACTGGCCACAGCCTCACGTTCTGCAGTCGCTGGCGGAATTACCAGTTTCGTCGTCATGCCCGACACACGGCCCGTTATAGATGATATGGCGCTGGTCAGGTTCGTCATGGACACGGCCAAAGCCAATGCCGCCGCTCGCATTTATCCGGCGGGCGCCCTGACAACCGGTCTGGAAGGCAGTGCGATGGCCGAGATCGGGCTGATGGCCAGATCAGGCGCGATCCTGTTCACGAACGGCGATATACCGGTTGCGAACGCCTCTATCCTGAAACGTGCAATGGCATACGCCGCCAGTCTCGGGGCCACGATCATGTCGCGCCCGGATGAGCGGTCTCTTTCAGGCTCCGGCGTGATGAATGCCGGAGAACTCGCCGGACGCATGGGCTTGCCCGGAATCCCCGTCGAGGCGGAATGGATCGGCGCAATGCGCGATACTTCACTGGCCGAAGCAACGGGATGCACCCTGATCCTTGATCAGGTTTCCACACCGCGCACCGTGGCAATCGCCATGGAAGCCCGCAAGCGCGGAACAAAAGTATTTACAACCGCTGCTGCGCACAGCTTCTTTTTCAATGAACTGGATGTCGGGGACTATCTGACCTACTGCAAGGTCAACCCTCCGTTCCGGGACGAAGAGAGTCGCCTGGGGCTGATCGAGGCACTGAAGAACGGACAGATCGATGCTGTCGTGTCCGCTCACGATCCTCAGCCACCGGAAGAAAAGCGCCTGCCATTCGGCGAGGCTGCTTTCGGGGCGGCCGGACTGGAAACCGTGCTACCCGCGATGCTGAGCCTGGTTCACGACGGCCCGCTTAATATACTGGAGGCGCTGGCGCCCATAACCTGCAGGCCTGCCGATATGCTGGGCCTGCCGCAAGGCCGTCTCGCGAAGAACGCACCGGCAGACCTCATTCTCTTCGATCCTGGCAAGCCCTGGCTGTGCGAACGTGAGCACTTGGGTTCACGCTCTACCAACTCGCCATTCGACGGACGGCGCCTGCAGGGCCGCGTCTTGCGGACTTTTGTCGGCGGAGAGGAAGTCTTTGCGCATGCGAGCCTCGCCTGA
- the plsY gene encoding glycerol-3-phosphate 1-O-acyltransferase PlsY, whose protein sequence is MDAYLVFPLAALAGYLAGSIPFGLLLTRAAGLGDIRQVGSGNIGATNVLRTGRKDLALATLLLDSLKAGLVALGFGLMGGAELGLVAGAAAFVGHCYPVWLGFKGGKGVATFAGLLPFVSLPAFYVAAPVWLSIFAITRISSLAALTAAALVAPGAWVVEELMHRPHNWFVLLGLAGLSVFVFWTHRANLGRLLKGTEPRFGSSKAKPDA, encoded by the coding sequence ATGGACGCATATCTTGTTTTTCCGCTTGCCGCACTGGCCGGCTACCTCGCCGGTTCAATCCCGTTTGGGCTCCTGCTGACACGGGCAGCCGGGCTGGGAGACATCCGTCAGGTCGGCTCCGGCAATATTGGTGCGACAAACGTTCTGCGCACCGGCCGCAAGGACCTGGCGCTTGCGACGCTTCTGCTCGATAGCCTGAAAGCCGGCCTCGTTGCGCTGGGATTTGGCCTGATGGGCGGCGCAGAGCTTGGCCTTGTTGCCGGGGCGGCGGCTTTTGTCGGGCATTGTTACCCCGTCTGGCTCGGCTTCAAGGGCGGCAAAGGCGTTGCAACTTTCGCCGGCCTGCTGCCGTTTGTGTCTTTGCCCGCCTTCTATGTGGCAGCACCTGTGTGGTTGAGCATTTTCGCGATCACACGGATTTCTTCCCTTGCGGCCCTGACTGCCGCAGCGCTCGTCGCACCTGGCGCTTGGGTCGTTGAGGAATTGATGCACCGGCCACACAACTGGTTTGTGCTTCTCGGACTGGCAGGTTTGTCGGTATTTGTCTTCTGGACCCATCGCGCCAATCTCGGCCGCCTTCTGAAAGGCACTGAGCCGCGCTTTGGAAGCTCAAAAGCGAAGCCGGACGCATGA
- the dprA gene encoding DNA-processing protein DprA: MTSDSERLDWIRLARTHGIGPVSFFQLIRRFGSASAALDALPELSARSRKGRPLQPPERQLVEQELDAANRYGARLVLSSEPDYPPLLNDLEPPPPVLTLLGQADLASRPTVAIVGARNASAAGRKIARDMAAELGRNGFTIVSGLALGIDGEAHAASIETGTIAVLGGAIDHVYPPQHKRLYAEIAASGLIVSESPFGYRAKAQDFPRRNRIITGMSLGVVVVEAAERSGSLISARVAGEQGREVMAVPGSPLDPRAAGTNSLLHQGATLVRHADDILDILATLDRRQVCAPPPRPFEFDPDAGEPSESELHRVLEALSPHPMPIDEIARASSLPASRCAAVLLELELSGEAQTLPGGLAARAF; this comes from the coding sequence ATGACTTCTGACAGCGAAAGGCTGGACTGGATTCGTCTCGCCAGGACCCACGGGATAGGACCTGTCAGCTTTTTTCAGCTCATTCGCCGCTTTGGTTCCGCCAGTGCCGCGCTGGACGCCCTTCCAGAACTATCTGCCCGCTCACGCAAGGGGCGTCCGCTTCAGCCTCCGGAACGCCAGCTTGTCGAGCAGGAGCTGGACGCTGCCAATCGATATGGCGCTCGTCTCGTTCTCAGCTCCGAACCGGACTATCCGCCGCTTCTGAATGATCTTGAGCCGCCCCCGCCTGTCCTCACCCTGCTGGGACAGGCAGACCTTGCATCCCGGCCAACCGTTGCGATTGTCGGAGCGCGTAACGCGTCTGCTGCAGGCCGAAAGATTGCACGCGATATGGCAGCGGAACTTGGCCGGAATGGGTTCACCATCGTGTCCGGTCTGGCTCTGGGCATCGATGGCGAAGCACATGCGGCAAGCATAGAAACAGGCACGATCGCAGTGCTGGGCGGCGCAATCGACCATGTGTACCCACCACAACACAAGCGCCTCTACGCTGAGATTGCAGCTTCTGGCCTGATTGTTTCCGAAAGCCCGTTTGGCTACCGGGCCAAGGCGCAGGATTTTCCACGCCGCAACAGGATCATCACCGGAATGTCCCTTGGGGTCGTGGTTGTGGAGGCCGCTGAACGTTCCGGATCGCTGATTTCAGCACGGGTCGCCGGAGAACAGGGGCGCGAAGTCATGGCCGTGCCCGGCTCTCCCCTGGATCCACGCGCGGCGGGAACAAACAGCCTTCTTCACCAGGGCGCAACGCTTGTCCGTCATGCGGACGACATATTGGACATTCTTGCGACGCTTGACCGGCGCCAGGTGTGCGCGCCACCTCCGCGCCCGTTCGAATTCGACCCGGACGCCGGGGAGCCGAGCGAATCGGAATTGCATCGGGTGCTGGAGGCACTGTCACCTCACCCAATGCCAATCGACGAAATTGCACGCGCCAGCAGCCTGCCTGCTTCGCGTTGCGCAGCCGTCCTATTGGAGCTTGAATTGTCCGGAGAAGCCCAGACTTTGCCAGGCGGACTGGCCGCCAGGGCATTTTGA